One genomic window of Gossypium hirsutum isolate 1008001.06 chromosome D11, Gossypium_hirsutum_v2.1, whole genome shotgun sequence includes the following:
- the LOC121223528 gene encoding putative disease resistance RPP13-like protein 1 has product MSVIGEAALSAFLELLGRKLLDSALNFVADHKQLHPQLKQWQSILPDIQAVLDDAEEKQIKNEGVKKWLEDLQDLAYDVDDTLDEFAYEELRLKLNKSQAQASTGKVRKLIPTCFTGTSLTPTSFLFKNSMIPKVKEITDRLNSLTTRRSSLGLTEILSQAPTSKGKQPRLQPTSILDGVMEYVGRHKEKTEMIELLKGDNSRGVSVLSIVGMGGMGKTTLAQLVYNDATINQSFDHKAWVCVSDNFDAVNITRTILKSIDPNSSDENDLNLLQVKLKEKLSGKRFLLVLDDIWNENYDDWTILRSPFGARTKIIVTTRLQIVSSIVDSLKVFHLDKLSDDDCLSIFTQHALKARNFGGHLPFKEIGGKIVRRCNGLPLAAKAVGSLLRTVKYHQEWEKIYESEIWDLPEDRCGIIPALRLSYHHLPSHLKRCFAYCSILPKDYEFEEEEMILLWRAEGFLQQEVKLRTKDLGNQYFQDLVSRSFFQISNKDKSRFVMHDLINDLAQLVAGEVCSKLEGDRKWKFSIRTRHSSYVASEYETVKKFEAFDKVNSLRTFLPFVFSSYYQEFYLTDVMLVDLLPRLGYLRVLSLCGYHITELPDVLEKLKQLRYLNFSYTKIKCLPDSLCTLYHLETLLLKNCYKLQTLPSKMENLVNLQYLDISGASLIERMPVGIGSLINLQRLSDFVIGEGDGHHIGELKYLLSLGGSFRLSGLENVNGEDAVDAKLNEKQGIDRLVLQWGTDFKKDTRINEIEEWVLNSLCPSKKLEHLVIQNYGGAKFCTWITDSSFKNMLSLEIRNCKNCKSVPAIGRLPFLKDLLIGGLDEVNNIGVELFGENQSNAFPSLETLCFEGMSNLEEWDPCEDDEQASKFPNLHKLSIRECPQLLGRLPTILQSLQKLEIRKCRRLIVSISSFPLLLELRVEGCGELIDEGSSTEEVTSLKSVSLSDISKFNISTERMMLRFANSEDFNIFGWKKLESLSQNGLGLVGHRFIEIYDCPQLVCLETEDERLQLDKIPDVESLSIRKCKRLKRLPKVLHAFTYLTRMRLERCSSFVSFGESNFPPALKKLEIWGCMNLQYLVDKKENNKSMSSDTCLLEHLDILFCPSLIWLSSRGDICNRLQHLEVSSCSKLSSLFFNAKLPVMLKHLHIWKCPMLECIAQDFHETTDLESIFIWGGQC; this is encoded by the coding sequence ATGTCTGTCATTGGAGAGGCTGCTCTGTCTGCGTTTTTGGAGCTGTTGGGGCGCAAGTTGCTCGACTCTGCGCTCAACTTTGTTGCTGATCATAAGCAACTCCACCCGCAGCTCAAGCAGTGGCAGTCCATATTGCCCGATATCCAAGCAGTGTTGGACGATGCAGAGGAGAAGCAGATCAAGAACGAGGGCGTGAAGAAATGGTTGGAGGATCTCCAGGACTTGGCTTACGATGTGGATGACACCTTGGATGAGTTCGCTTATGAAGAGTTACGTCTCAAGCTCAATAAATCGCAAGCACAAGCCAGCACTGGAAAGGTACGGAAACTCATTCCTACCTGCTTTACTGGTACTAGTTTGACTCCCACTTCTTTCCTGTTTAAGAATTCCATGATTCCCAAGGTCAAAGAGATCACTGATAGACTGAATAGTTTGACAACTCGAAGAAGCAGTTTGGGGTTGACTGAGATCTTGTCTCAAGCTCCAACCTCCAAGGGAAAGCAACCCAGGCTGCAACCAACTTCCATACTGGATGGAGTTATGGAGTATGTTGGTAGACACAAGGAGAAGACAGAAATGATTGAGTTGCTCAAAGGTGATAACTCCAGAGGAGTTTCAGTCCTTTCCATCGTGGGCATGGGAGGGATGGGTAAAACAACTCTTGCTCAGCTTGTTTACAATGATGCCACCATCAACCAGTCTTTTGACCACAAGGCCTGGGTATGCGTTTCTGATAATTTTGATGCAGTTAATATAACCAGGACAATTTTAAAATCCATCGATCCTAACTCTAGTGATGAGAATGACTTGAATTTACTTCAAGTTAAGTTGAAGGAGAAGTTGTCTGGGAAAAGATTCTTGCTTGTTTTAGATGACATTTGGAACGAGAATTACGATGATTGGACCATCTTACGGTCTCCGTTTGGAGCAAGGACCAAAATCATTGTAACCACTCGTCTTCAAATTGTTTCATCTATTGTGGATTCACTCAAAGTTTTTCATTTGGATAAACTATCGGATGATGATTGTTTATCCATATTTACACAACATGCATTAAAAGCAAGAAATTTCGGTGGACATCTCCCATTTAAAGAAATTGGAGGGAAAATTGTTAGAAGGTGCAATGGCTTACCTTTGGCCGCAAAAGCCGTTGGAAGCTTGCTACGCACAGTTAAGTATCATCAAGAATGGGAAAAAATATATGAGAGCGAGATATGGGACTTACCAGAAGACCGGTGTGGCATAATTCCAGCTTTGCGATTAAGCTACCATCACCTTCCATCGCATTTGAAACGATGCTTTGCATATTGCTCTATACTTCCTAAAGATTATGAATTTGAGGAAGAAGAAATGATCTTGCTATGGAGGGCAGAGGGTTTCTTGCAACAAGAAGTTAAACTTCGAACTAAAGATCTTGGAAATCAATATTTTCAAGATCTAGTGTCGAGGTCATTTTTTCAGATATCTAATAAAGATAAATCCCGATTTGTAATGCATGACCTTATCAATGATTTAGCTCAACTAGTTGCAGGAGAGGTATGCTCCAAATTGGAGGGTGACAGGAAATGGAAGTTCTCAATTCGCACTCGGCATTCTTCTTATGTTGCCAGCGAGTATGAGACAGTGAAAAAGTTTGAAGCATTTGATAAAGTGAATTCTTTACGCACTTTTCTACCTTTTGTGTTTTCAAGTTATTATCAGGAGTTTTATTTAACTGATGTTATGCTGGTTGATTTGTTGCCAAGACTTGGGTACTTAAGAGTGCTTTCTTTGTGTGGGTATCACATCACTGAATTGCCTgatgttttagaaaaattaaagcaGCTTCGCTACTTAAATTTTTCTTACACCAAAATCAAATGTCTACCTGATTCTTTGTGTACTCTTTACCATTTGGaaactttattattaaaaaattgttaCAAGCTTCAAACGCTACCCTCGAAGATGGAAAATCTTGTCAACTTGCAATATCTTGATATCAGCGGTGCTAGCTTAATAGAAAGGATGCCTGTTGGAATTGGTTCGCTAATTAATCTTCAAAGGTTATCTGATTTCGTTATAGGGGAAGGTGATGGACACCATATCGGAGAATTAAAATATTTGCTAAGCCTCGGAGGTAGTTTTCGTCTTTCTGGATTGGAGAACGTTAATGGTGAAGATGCAGTGGATGCCAAGTTAAATGAGAAACAAGGGATTGATCGGTTGGTACTGCAATGGGGTACAGACTTTAAGAAAGATACAAGGATCAATGAAATTGAAGAATGGGTGTTAAACTCTCTTTGTCCTTCGAAAAAGCTTGAGCATCTTGTAATTCAGAATTATGGTGGTGCAAAATTCTGTACTTGGATAACAGATTCTTCCTTCAAGAATATGTTGTCATTGGAGATTCGCAACTGTAAAAATTGCAAATCAGTACCAGCAATCGGAAGGTTGCCATTCTTGAAAGATCTTTTAATTGGTGGTTTGGATGAGGTAAACAATATTGGAGTTGAGTTGTTCGGAGAAAATCAATCGAATGCATTTCCATCATTAGAGACCCTGTGTTTTGAGGGTATGTCAAATTTGGAGGAGTGGGACCCATGTGAAGATGATGAGCAAGCTTCGAAATTCCCCAACCTTCATAAGCTTTCAATCAGAGAATGTCCTCAATTGTTGGGAAGGTTGCCAACCATTCTTCAATCCTTGCAGAAGCTTGAAATCCGTAAGTGCAGGAGACTGATTGTTTCGATTTCAAGTTTTCCTTTGCTGCTTGAATTAAGAGTTGAAGGGTGTGGAGAATTGATTGATGAAGGTTCTTCTACAGAGGAGGTTACCTCTTTAAAAAGTGTGTCTCTTTCAGACATTTCAAAGTTTAATATTTCAACAGAGAGGATGATGTTGAGATTTGCAAACTCAGAAGACTTTAACATCTTTGGTTGGAAGAAGCTGGAATCTTTATCACAAAATGGGTTAGGATTAGTGGGGCATCGTTTCATTGAAATTTATGATTGTCCCCAACTGGTCTGTCTGGAAACAGAGGATGAGAGATTGCAACTTGACAAGATACCGGATGTTGAATCTCTGAGCATAAGAAAATGTAAAAGGCTCAAGAGACTACCAAAAGTCTTGCATGCTTTCACATATCTTACAAGAATGAGACTTGAGAGGTGTTCAAGCTTTGTTTCTTTTGGAGAGAGTAACTTCCCCCCTGCTTTAAAAAAGCTAGAGATTTGGGGGTGCATGAATTTGCAATATTTAgttgataaaaaagaaaataataagagTATGAGCAGTGACACTTGTCTTCTTGAGCACTTAGACATACTATTCTGCCCATCTCTGATATGGTTATCATCAAGGGGTGATATATGCAATCGGCTTCAACATCTGGAAGTTAGCAGTTGTTCAAAGCTAAGTAGCTTATTTTTTAATGCCAAGTTACCCGTTATGCTTAAACATTTACATATTTGGAAGTGTCCAATGTTGGAATGCATAGCCCAAGACTTCCATGAAACTACTGATCTCGAAAGCATTTTTATCTGGGGTGGTCaatgttga